Proteins encoded in a region of the Vicia villosa cultivar HV-30 ecotype Madison, WI linkage group LG5, Vvil1.0, whole genome shotgun sequence genome:
- the LOC131607119 gene encoding nucleolin 1-like translates to MGKSSKKSATKVDAAPVVVSPVKSGKKGKRQAEEEVKKVSAKKQKVEEVVAKQKKEALIQKAKEESSSEEETSESEDEKPAVKAAAPVKKAPAKNGNAKKAKPESSSSDSGSDEEDTSDEEDESAKKPAPKKAEVAVKPKQAPKKEESSEESDEDSEEGSSEDEKPAPKSVPAKNGSAPAKKAASSSDEESEEDSSSDEEAPKAKAAPAAVKPAAAKKPDSDSSDESDSDDDEDTKPAVKPAVAKKAEDDDEDSSEDDDSSSDEDNKTSKASNGNKKPVTVSKKEDKMNVDKDSSDSSEESDSDEESEEEPSKTPQTKTKDVEMIDADKSSKKAPATPATPNESGGSKTLFVGNLSFKVEQADIVNFFQECGEVVDVRLASDEDGRFKGFGHVEFATAEAAQSALELNGQELLQRAVRLDLARERGAYTPNSNSNFSAGGRGPSQTVFVRGFDKSLGEDEIRAKLEQHFASCGQASRVSIPKDYDSGYVKGFAYMDFKDSDSFNKALELHESELDGYSLSVDEAKPRDSQGPPSGGGGRFSDRGRGRGRGRNSGGRFDRNGSGGRFPGRDGGGRRGRGRSVFNKPSIASEGKKTTFADD, encoded by the exons ATGGGCAAGTCAAGCAAGAAATCCGCCACCAAG GTTGATGCTGCTCCCGTTGTCGTTTCACCAGTCAAGTCTGGAAAGAAAG GCAAGAGGCAGGCTGAGGAAGAAGTTAAGAAAGTGAGTGCTAAGAAGCAAAAGGTCGAGGAGGTTGTTGCCAAGCAAAAGAAGGAAGCTTTGATTCAGAAAGCTAAGGAGGAAAGCAGTTCAGAGGAAGAAACATCTGAATCTGAGGATGAG AAACCTGCTGTGAAAGCTGCTGCTCCTGTCAAGAAGGCACCGGCTAAGAATGGGAATGCTAAGAAAGCCAAGCCAGAGTCCAGTTCTTCAGACTCTGGGTCTGATGAGGAAGACACCTCAGATGAGGAGGATGAGAGTGCAAAGAAGCCGGCACCAAAGAAAGCTGAGGTTGCTGTTAAACCTAAGCAGGCACCAAAGAAAGAGGAAAGTTCTGAGGAATCAGATGAGGACTCTGAGGAAGGTTCCTCTGAAGACGAG AAACCTGCACCAAAATCTGTCCCTGCTAAAAATGGGAGTGCCCCAGCAAAGAAAGCTGCTAGTTCTTCTGATGAGGAATCTGAAGAAGATTCTTCTTCTGATGAAGAA GCACCAAAAGCTAAGGCTGCCCCTGCTGCTGTGAAGCCTGCTGCTGCAAAGAAGCCAGACTCTGATAGCTCAgatgagtctgattctgatgatgatgag GATACCAAGCCTGCTGTGAAGCCTGCTGTTGCCAAGAAGGccgaggatgatgatgaagatagCAGTGAAGATGATGATAGCAGCTCTGATGAAGACAAT AAAACATCCAAAGCTTCTAATGGAAACAAGAAGCCAGTGACTGTCTCTAAGAAAGAG GACAAGATGAATGTTGACAAGGATAGCAGTGATAGTTCTGAGGAAAGTGACAGCGATGAGGAGAGCGAGGAAGAACCGTCCAAAACACCTCAGACAAAG ACTAAGGATGTGGAGATGATTGATGCTGACAAATCTTCAAAGAAAGCC CCTGCTACCCCAGCTACACCAAATGAGAGTGGAGGTTCAAAGACCTTATTTGTTGGAAATCTGTCATTCAAAGTCGAGCAAGCTGACAT TGTAAATTTCTTTCAAGAATGCGGAGAAGTTGTTGATGTCCGTCTTGCTTCGGATGAGGATGGAAGATTTAAAGGCTTTGGACATGTTGAGTTTGCGACTGCAGAGGCAGCTCAAAGT GCACTTGAGTTGAATGGACAAGAATTATTGCAAAGAGCTGTCCGACTTGATTTAGCTCGGGAAAGGGGAGCCTACACTCCAAATAGTAACAG CAACTTCTCTGCTGGTGGTAGAGGCCCGTCCCAAACTGTATTTGTCAGGGGTTTTGATAAATCTCTTGGGGAGGATGAG ATCAGAGCTAAATTGGAGCAACATTTTGCTTCTTGCGGGCAGGCTTCAAGAGTGTCAATCCCAAAAGATTATGATTCTGGCTATGTGAAGGG GTTTGCATACATGGACTTCAAAGATTCAGATAGCTTTAACAAAGCTCTAGAACTCCATGAAAGCGAACTTGATGGTTACTCTTTGTCAGTGGATGAAGCCAAACCTAGAGATAGTCAAGGTCCACCAAGCGGCGGTGGAGGTCGTTTTAGCGACAGGGGTCGTGGTAGAGGTCGTGGTCGGAACTCTGGAGGTCGGTTTGACAGGAATGGCTCTGGAGGTCGGTTCCCTGGAAGGGATGGCGGCGGTAGAAGGGGTCGTGGTCGTTCTGTATTCAATAAACCAAGCATTGCTTCAGAAG GAAAAAAGACTACTTTTGCCGACGACTAG